From a region of the Streptomyces venezuelae genome:
- the eno gene encoding phosphopyruvate hydratase — protein sequence MPSIDVVVAREILDSRGNPTVEVEVGLDDGSTGRAAVPSGASTGAFEAIELRDGDPNRYMGKGVEKAVLAVIEQIGPELVGYDATEQRLIDQAMFDLDATDNKGSLGANAILGVSLAVAHAASEASDLPLFRYLGGPNAHLLPVPMMNILNGGSHADSNVDIQEFMIAPIGAESFSEALRWGAEVYHTLKKVLHTKGLSTGLGDEGGFAPNLESNRAALDLIIEAIKQAGYTPGTDIALALDVAASEFYKDGQYEFEGKSRSAAEMTDYYAELVEAYPLVSIEDPLFEDDWDGWKTITDRLGSKVQIVGDDLFVTNPERLARGIEEGSANALLVKVNQIGSLTETLDAVEMAQRNGFKCMMSHRSGETEDVTIADLAVAVNCGQIKTGAPARSDRVAKYNQLLRIEEILDDAAVYAGRSAFPRFKG from the coding sequence GTGCCGTCCATCGACGTCGTCGTAGCCCGGGAAATCCTGGACTCCCGAGGCAACCCCACGGTCGAGGTCGAGGTGGGCCTCGACGATGGCAGCACCGGCCGTGCTGCAGTTCCGTCCGGCGCCTCCACCGGTGCCTTCGAGGCCATCGAGCTCCGTGACGGTGACCCCAACCGTTACATGGGCAAGGGTGTCGAGAAGGCCGTCCTCGCCGTCATCGAGCAGATCGGCCCGGAGCTCGTCGGCTACGACGCCACCGAGCAGCGCCTGATCGACCAGGCCATGTTCGACCTGGACGCCACCGACAACAAGGGCTCGCTCGGCGCCAACGCCATCCTCGGCGTGTCCCTGGCCGTCGCGCACGCCGCGTCCGAGGCCTCGGACCTTCCGCTCTTCCGCTACCTCGGTGGTCCGAACGCGCACCTGCTGCCCGTTCCGATGATGAACATCCTCAACGGTGGGTCGCACGCCGACTCCAACGTGGACATCCAGGAGTTCATGATCGCCCCCATCGGCGCGGAGTCCTTCTCCGAGGCGCTGCGCTGGGGTGCCGAGGTCTACCACACGCTCAAGAAGGTCCTCCACACCAAGGGCCTCTCCACCGGTCTCGGTGACGAGGGCGGCTTCGCCCCGAACCTGGAGTCCAACCGCGCCGCGCTCGACCTCATCATCGAGGCCATCAAGCAGGCCGGCTACACCCCGGGCACGGACATCGCGCTCGCGCTCGACGTCGCCGCGTCCGAGTTCTACAAGGACGGCCAGTACGAGTTCGAGGGCAAGTCCCGCTCGGCCGCCGAGATGACCGACTACTACGCCGAGCTCGTCGAGGCGTACCCGCTCGTCTCCATCGAGGACCCGCTGTTCGAGGACGACTGGGACGGCTGGAAGACCATCACCGACCGTCTCGGCTCGAAGGTCCAGATCGTCGGTGACGACCTGTTCGTCACCAACCCGGAGCGTCTGGCCCGCGGTATCGAGGAGGGCTCCGCGAACGCCCTGCTCGTGAAGGTGAACCAGATCGGTTCGCTGACCGAGACCCTGGACGCCGTCGAGATGGCCCAGCGCAACGGCTTCAAGTGCATGATGTCCCACCGCTCCGGTGAGACCGAGGACGTCACCATCGCCGACCTCGCCGTCGCCGTGAACTGCGGTCAGATCAAGACCGGTGCCCCGGCCCGCTCGGACCGTGTCGCCAAGTACAACCAGCTGCTGCGCATCGAGGAGATCCTCGACGACGCCGCGGTGTACGCGGGCCGCTCCGCCTTCCCGCGCTTCAAGGGCTAA
- a CDS encoding transglycosylase family protein, which produces MLLSGKGKHRRGTAIERSVRIVTLAGVAGVAVAAPLMAAGTASAATSSEWDKVAQCESGGNWSINTGNGYYGGLQFSPSTWAGFGGKSYAPQANQASKAQQIAVAEKVLKSQGKGAWPSCGKGLSNSSYTGGGSETPASKPQSKPKPKAETKKTETKKTETKAAPKPATRPEAPTTRSERAEAPAAPKTGNGSYEVKPGDTLGTIAEANGVKGGWQQLFELNKDIVSDADLIFPGQKLKLS; this is translated from the coding sequence ATGCTGCTTTCCGGCAAGGGCAAGCACCGTCGCGGTACTGCAATCGAGCGGTCTGTCCGGATCGTCACGCTCGCCGGTGTGGCCGGTGTGGCCGTGGCCGCCCCGCTGATGGCCGCAGGCACCGCCAGCGCCGCCACCTCGTCCGAGTGGGACAAGGTCGCGCAGTGCGAGTCCGGTGGCAACTGGTCCATCAACACGGGCAACGGCTACTACGGCGGTCTGCAGTTCTCGCCGTCCACGTGGGCCGGTTTCGGCGGCAAGTCGTACGCCCCGCAGGCCAACCAGGCCTCCAAGGCGCAGCAGATAGCCGTCGCGGAGAAGGTCCTCAAGAGCCAGGGCAAGGGCGCCTGGCCGTCCTGCGGCAAGGGTCTGTCGAACTCCTCCTACACCGGTGGCGGCTCCGAGACCCCGGCCTCCAAGCCGCAGTCCAAGCCGAAGCCGAAGGCCGAGACCAAGAAGACCGAGACCAAGAAGACCGAGACCAAGGCCGCGCCGAAGCCGGCCACGCGTCCCGAGGCTCCGACCACCCGCTCCGAGCGCGCCGAGGCTCCGGCCGCGCCGAAGACCGGCAACGGCTCGTACGAGGTCAAGCCGGGCGACACCCTGGGCACCATCGCCGAGGCCAACGGCGTCAAGGGCGGCTGGCAGCAGCTCTTCGAGCTGAACAAGGACATCGTCTCGGACGCCGACCTGATCTTCCCCGGCCAGAAGCTGAAGCTCAGCTGA
- a CDS encoding transglycosylase family protein — translation MLSGNGRHRRPRQVPALVVTAGVTGSALAMPLLAATSATAADTSTWDKVAECESGGSWSANFGSGAYGGLQFTQEEWQSAGGLDFAERPDLASRSQQIAVAERVLGSTGPQAWPLCAASAGLVKEGPAAQVDPGLPGGQGPLAPAPSRPDDVVPSTGGGKPSTDYGSPTPAPAPSPSSTPWLIPDAPSVGLPVMPAPDVPTTPPADPTAPVQPGGPTGTPVPVDPTAPTAPVDPTAPTTAPVTPGLPPVDPTAPAAPEVPQTTATTPVEGSGKHRGAPEGGPTAPSDAASNPTYTVQAGDSLATIAVAKGVKGGWNGLYQANEQVIGEDADLIKPGQNLDLTVQ, via the coding sequence ATGCTCTCCGGGAACGGCCGTCACAGACGCCCCCGCCAGGTCCCCGCGCTGGTCGTCACAGCCGGAGTCACTGGCTCTGCGCTGGCCATGCCGCTGTTGGCCGCCACCAGCGCCACCGCCGCCGACACGTCCACGTGGGACAAGGTGGCCGAGTGCGAGAGCGGCGGCTCGTGGAGCGCGAACTTCGGCAGCGGCGCCTACGGCGGACTCCAGTTCACCCAGGAGGAGTGGCAGAGCGCCGGCGGACTCGACTTCGCCGAGCGCCCCGACCTGGCGAGCCGTTCCCAGCAGATCGCCGTCGCCGAGCGGGTGCTGGGCTCGACGGGACCGCAGGCCTGGCCGCTGTGCGCGGCCTCGGCCGGTCTGGTCAAGGAAGGCCCCGCCGCACAGGTGGACCCGGGTCTGCCCGGCGGTCAGGGCCCCCTCGCCCCCGCGCCGTCCCGCCCGGACGACGTCGTTCCGTCCACCGGGGGCGGCAAGCCGTCCACGGACTACGGTTCGCCGACCCCGGCCCCGGCGCCGAGCCCGTCCAGCACCCCGTGGTTGATTCCCGACGCCCCGTCCGTCGGACTGCCCGTCATGCCCGCCCCGGACGTCCCGACGACGCCCCCGGCCGACCCGACGGCTCCGGTCCAGCCGGGCGGTCCGACCGGCACGCCGGTCCCCGTCGACCCGACGGCGCCGACGGCGCCGGTGGACCCGACCGCGCCCACCACGGCGCCCGTCACGCCGGGGCTGCCCCCGGTCGACCCGACGGCCCCCGCCGCCCCGGAGGTCCCGCAGACCACCGCCACCACTCCGGTCGAGGGGAGCGGCAAGCACCGCGGTGCGCCGGAGGGCGGGCCGACGGCCCCGTCTGACGCCGCGTCGAACCCCACCTACACGGTCCAGGCGGGCGACAGCCTGGCGACCATCGCGGTTGCCAAGGGCGTAAAGGGGGGCTGGAACGGTCTCTACCAGGCCAATGAGCAAGTCATCGGTGAGGACGCCGACCTCATCAAGCCCGGACAGAACCTGGATCTAACCGTGCAATAA
- a CDS encoding cytochrome P450 family protein — translation MHEQTSGTPAETPAGTPSAEGPTLFDWEFATDPYPAYAWLRENAPVHRTKLPSGVEAWLVTRYADARQALADQRLSKNPAHHAEPAHAKGKTGIPGERKAELMTHLLNIDPPDHTRLRRLVSKAFTPRRVAEFAPRVQALTDHLIDAFAGKGEADLIHEFAFPLPIYAICEMLGVPREDQDDFRDWAGMMIRHGGGPRGGVARSVKQMRTYLGELIHRKRDDLGDDLISDLIRASDHGDHLTEGEATAMAFILLFAGFETTVNLIGNGVHSLFMNPGQRERLQLSLAAGESGLLATGVEELLRYDGPVELATWRFATEPLTLGGMPIEAGDPVLVVLAAADRDPERFTDPDTLDLSRTDNQHLGYGHGIHYCLGAPLARLEGQTALATLLMRLPDLELAVPPQDLRWRGGLIMRGLRTLPVRFAAQNTCAKAD, via the coding sequence GTGCACGAGCAGACCTCCGGGACCCCCGCCGAAACCCCCGCCGGCACTCCTTCCGCCGAGGGCCCCACCCTCTTCGACTGGGAGTTCGCGACCGACCCCTACCCGGCCTACGCGTGGCTGCGCGAGAACGCACCGGTGCACCGCACCAAGCTGCCCAGCGGGGTCGAGGCATGGCTCGTCACCAGGTACGCCGACGCCCGCCAGGCCCTTGCCGACCAGCGGCTCAGCAAGAATCCGGCACACCACGCGGAGCCGGCGCACGCCAAGGGCAAGACCGGGATCCCGGGGGAGCGCAAGGCGGAGCTGATGACGCACCTGCTCAACATCGACCCGCCGGACCACACCCGGCTGCGGCGGCTGGTGTCGAAGGCCTTCACCCCGCGCAGGGTCGCCGAGTTCGCCCCGAGGGTGCAGGCCCTCACCGACCACCTGATCGACGCCTTCGCGGGGAAGGGTGAGGCTGATCTCATTCACGAGTTCGCCTTCCCGCTCCCCATCTACGCCATCTGCGAGATGCTCGGGGTACCGCGCGAGGACCAGGACGACTTCCGCGACTGGGCCGGCATGATGATCCGCCACGGTGGCGGTCCGCGCGGCGGAGTGGCCCGGTCGGTGAAGCAGATGCGGACCTATCTCGGTGAACTCATTCACCGCAAAAGGGATGATCTGGGCGATGACCTCATTTCCGACCTGATCCGGGCGAGCGATCACGGCGACCATCTGACGGAGGGCGAGGCCACCGCCATGGCCTTCATCCTGCTCTTCGCCGGATTCGAGACCACCGTGAACCTCATCGGCAACGGGGTCCACTCCCTCTTCATGAACCCCGGCCAGCGCGAGCGCCTCCAGCTCTCCCTCGCCGCCGGGGAGAGCGGACTGCTGGCCACCGGCGTCGAGGAACTGCTGCGCTACGACGGGCCCGTGGAGCTGGCGACCTGGCGATTCGCCACCGAGCCGCTGACCCTCGGCGGTATGCCGATCGAGGCCGGTGACCCGGTGCTGGTCGTCCTCGCGGCCGCCGACCGGGATCCGGAGCGCTTCACGGACCCGGACACCCTCGACCTCTCCCGGACCGACAACCAGCACCTCGGATACGGGCACGGCATCCACTACTGCCTGGGTGCCCCGCTCGCCCGGCTCGAAGGGCAGACCGCACTCGCGACTTTGCTGATGCGTCTGCCCGATCTGGAACTTGCCGTTCCACCCCAAGACCTGCGCTGGCGTGGCGGGTTGATCATGCGAGGGCTACGCACTCTTCCCGTTCGATTCGCGGCTCAAAACACTTGCGCGAAAGCTGATTAA
- a CDS encoding globin domain-containing protein, producing MDVRILKSSFAVVERRAEHAVKFFYSHLFWHNPGVRALFPDSLHDMERQRDRLFAALTHVIAHIDDETLGPYLRDLGRDHRKFLVRPEHYAAVGASLLAALAETSGAAWTPPVEKAWAEAYQVMADAMTAAAHASEDPPWWDAEVVRHLQYGPDIGVLTLRPHAPFPYLPGQYTSVSSERVPTTWRTYSIGNAPRPDGTLDLHVSRVDRGRLSTALVRETRPGDVLRLGAAGGQLTFRREDRPVSLIAAGTGWAPIRALLEDLAEHPPDQDVRLFVVARDGAHLYDRPLIDAYAASCGWLAVTYITPAPGRHRYQATDRLATALGNRGLWPDQDVYLSGPPQFMEETARLLQELGARPGRLFHDAVPVRSPAYAERPLGFGEWFLDRPAPHWLDPSARAPREY from the coding sequence GTGGATGTCAGGATCTTGAAGAGCAGTTTCGCGGTGGTGGAGCGACGGGCCGAGCACGCCGTCAAGTTCTTCTACTCCCACCTCTTCTGGCACAACCCCGGAGTCCGCGCCCTCTTCCCCGACTCCCTCCACGACATGGAACGCCAGCGGGACCGGCTCTTCGCCGCGCTCACCCACGTGATCGCCCACATCGACGACGAGACCCTCGGCCCCTACCTGCGCGACCTGGGACGCGACCACCGCAAGTTCCTGGTCCGGCCCGAGCACTACGCCGCCGTCGGCGCCAGCCTGCTCGCCGCGCTCGCGGAGACCTCCGGCGCGGCCTGGACGCCGCCCGTCGAGAAGGCCTGGGCCGAGGCGTACCAGGTGATGGCCGACGCAATGACGGCCGCCGCCCACGCGAGCGAGGACCCGCCGTGGTGGGACGCGGAGGTCGTGCGCCACCTCCAGTACGGACCGGACATAGGCGTCCTGACGCTACGGCCGCACGCCCCCTTCCCCTATCTCCCCGGCCAGTACACGAGCGTCAGCAGCGAACGGGTCCCGACGACCTGGCGCACCTACTCCATCGGCAACGCCCCCCGCCCCGACGGCACCCTCGACCTGCACGTCAGCCGGGTCGACCGGGGGCGGCTGAGCACCGCCCTGGTCCGGGAGACCCGGCCGGGCGACGTGCTGCGGCTCGGCGCCGCCGGCGGTCAGCTGACCTTCCGCCGCGAGGACCGCCCCGTCAGCCTGATCGCCGCCGGCACCGGTTGGGCACCCATCCGGGCCCTGCTGGAGGATCTCGCGGAGCATCCCCCCGACCAGGACGTGCGGCTCTTCGTGGTGGCCCGGGACGGCGCGCACCTCTACGACCGCCCGCTCATCGACGCGTACGCCGCCAGCTGCGGCTGGCTCGCCGTCACCTACATCACGCCCGCGCCAGGGCGGCACCGCTACCAGGCCACCGACCGGCTGGCGACCGCGCTGGGCAACCGGGGGCTGTGGCCGGACCAGGACGTCTACCTCAGCGGCCCGCCGCAGTTCATGGAGGAGACGGCCCGCCTCCTCCAGGAGCTGGGCGCCCGCCCCGGCCGTCTCTTCCACGACGCCGTGCCGGTCCGGAGCCCCGCGTACGCGGAGCGCCCGCTGGGCTTCGGCGAATGGTTCCTGGACCGCCCGGCGCCCCACTGGCTCGATCCCTCGGCCCGCGCGCCGAGGGAGTACTGA
- a CDS encoding nucleoside triphosphate pyrophosphohydrolase — MTDHSEPTAADAAEPTGRIVLLTTSHRVAPGVLSWPAWQTLHAADRVLCADPGHPQLPYLREAGIEVAFGSPDAHELVEACAGGRTVVVLLAGEGDRRLTDGLARLAGSGRVSMPDLELLPGSYDLPGARLLDLVQVMDRVRRECPWTSRQTHRSLAKYAIEEAYELVEAIEDGDREELREELGDVLLQVVFHARIAEDADVAGEDGEDGEEGAEAFSIDDVAGALVTKLIHRHPHVFGDAEAATPEDVSAHWQRTKAVEKRRESVTDGIPVGQPGLALAAKLAGRARTGGVAVELPRGEGIGYELLALAARAEAAGTDPETALRAAARAYRDAIRAAEGVAERDGR, encoded by the coding sequence GTGACCGACCACTCCGAACCCACCGCCGCCGACGCCGCCGAGCCCACGGGCCGCATCGTCCTGCTGACCACCAGCCACCGGGTCGCCCCCGGTGTGCTGTCCTGGCCGGCGTGGCAGACCCTGCACGCCGCGGACCGGGTGCTGTGCGCCGACCCCGGCCACCCGCAGCTGCCGTACCTGCGGGAGGCCGGCATCGAGGTCGCGTTCGGCAGCCCGGACGCGCACGAGCTGGTCGAGGCCTGCGCGGGCGGCCGTACGGTCGTGGTGCTCCTCGCCGGCGAGGGCGACCGGCGGCTCACGGACGGACTGGCCCGGCTGGCCGGCTCGGGCCGGGTCTCCATGCCCGACCTGGAACTCCTGCCCGGCTCCTACGACCTGCCCGGCGCCCGCCTGCTCGACCTGGTCCAGGTGATGGACCGGGTCCGGCGCGAGTGCCCGTGGACCTCCCGGCAGACCCACCGCAGCCTGGCCAAGTACGCGATCGAGGAAGCGTACGAACTGGTCGAGGCCATCGAGGACGGGGACCGGGAGGAGCTGCGGGAGGAGCTCGGAGACGTACTGCTCCAGGTGGTCTTCCACGCCCGGATCGCCGAGGACGCCGACGTGGCCGGAGAGGACGGCGAGGACGGCGAGGAGGGTGCCGAGGCCTTCTCCATCGACGACGTGGCCGGGGCGCTCGTCACGAAGCTGATCCACCGGCACCCCCACGTCTTCGGTGACGCGGAGGCCGCGACCCCGGAGGACGTCAGCGCGCACTGGCAGCGCACCAAGGCGGTGGAGAAGCGGCGGGAGTCGGTCACCGACGGGATCCCGGTGGGCCAGCCCGGTCTCGCGCTCGCCGCCAAGCTCGCGGGCCGGGCCCGTACGGGCGGCGTGGCGGTGGAACTGCCCCGGGGCGAGGGCATCGGGTACGAGCTGCTGGCGCTCGCGGCCCGCGCCGAGGCGGCGGGGACCGACCCCGAGACCGCGCTGCGCGCGGCGGCCCGCGCCTACCGGGACGCGATCCGGGCGGCCGAGGGCGTGGCGGAGCGGGACGGGCGGTAA
- a CDS encoding SurA N-terminal domain-containing protein, with protein sequence MHRRTALSVSAALLVAAPLLSACSGEPRPGTAAVVGGERITTSALQAQVNDVRAAQNRSGQAAAELIASTPHLERQKLDSLLQSRIIDKMADTAGITATQKAIEDERKAYVDENGGTEQFEALLLQKGAMAPGQVDRFLRDRVLLTALTDKYGAGKLEEPARAAVKALHIEVNPRYGAWDAKEIKLGTGDTPWITQRTRPEAAPAGA encoded by the coding sequence TTGCACCGTCGCACAGCGCTCTCCGTCTCCGCCGCCCTGCTCGTGGCGGCGCCCCTGCTGTCCGCCTGCTCGGGCGAGCCGCGTCCCGGCACCGCGGCCGTCGTGGGCGGCGAACGCATCACCACCTCCGCGCTCCAGGCCCAGGTCAACGACGTCCGCGCGGCGCAGAACCGTTCCGGGCAGGCCGCCGCCGAACTCATCGCGAGCACCCCCCACCTGGAGCGGCAGAAGCTCGACTCGCTCCTGCAGAGCCGGATCATCGACAAGATGGCCGACACCGCCGGGATCACGGCCACCCAGAAGGCCATCGAGGACGAGCGCAAGGCCTACGTCGACGAGAACGGCGGCACCGAGCAGTTCGAGGCGCTGCTCCTGCAGAAGGGGGCCATGGCCCCCGGCCAGGTCGACCGCTTCCTGCGGGACCGGGTGCTCCTGACCGCGCTCACCGACAAGTACGGGGCCGGGAAGCTGGAGGAGCCCGCCCGGGCCGCCGTCAAGGCCCTGCACATCGAGGTGAACCCGCGCTACGGCGCCTGGGACGCCAAGGAGATCAAGCTCGGTACCGGGGACACGCCCTGGATCACCCAGCGGACGCGGCCCGAGGCGGCCCCGGCCGGCGCCTGA